In Zingiber officinale cultivar Zhangliang chromosome 1A, Zo_v1.1, whole genome shotgun sequence, a genomic segment contains:
- the LOC122009637 gene encoding glycosyltransferase BC10-like produces the protein MTEAKNMKLPVSLFLQSLLLCGLGFALGTISSFYLTPPTLRFYLQHSSTPPPPSSTINHTPAAEKQSGGGGGGLGEFHELREVMHDMTEGELLWRASMVPRVKKLPFEQRPKVAFLFLTRGELPLAPLWERFFEGNEGSYSIYVHADPDFNGSEPEPEPHGSVFQCRRIPSKTVSWGGMNMMEAERRLLANALLDFSNQRFVLLSESCIPLFDFPTVYSYLINSTRVHVESKDVPGRAGRGRFPARFRPRLQPRLWRKGSQWFEVDREVAVAVVADRDYFPLFQKHCSRCYADEHYLPTLVGVRFPARTHNRSVTWVNWSRGGVHPAMYSGEHVTAELLEAMRNGSSCDYNGRATRTCFLFARKFSPSSLRRLMRFAPELMGFKSKAIAK, from the exons ATGACCGAAGCAAAAAACATGAAGCTCCCCGTTTCCCTGTTCCTCCAATCTCTTCTCCTCTGTGGCCTCGGCTTTGCCCTCGGTACCATCTCTAGCTTCTACCTCACCCCTCCTACCCTGCGATTCTACCTCCAACATTCTTCGACTCCGCCGCCGCCGTCCTCCACGATCAATCACACTCCGGCGGCTGAGAAGCAgtctggcggcggcggcggcggcttgGGTGAATTCCACGAGCTTCGGGAGGTAATGCACGACATGACGGAGGGGGAGCTGCTGTGGAGGGCATCCATGGTGCCGAGGGTCAAGAAGCTGCCATTCGAGCAGAGGCCCAAGGTGGCGTTTCTGTTTCTCACCCGAGGGGAGCTGCCTCTGGCTCCTCTGTGGGAGAGGTTCTTCGAGGGGAATGAGGGGTCCTACTCCATCTACGTGCATGCCGACCCCGATTTCAATGGGTCAGAACCAGAACCAGAACCCCATGGATCGGTGTTCCAGTGCCGACGAATTCCCAGcaag ACGGTGAGTTGGGGTGGGATGAACATGATGGAGGCCGAGCGGCGGCTCCTGGCCAACGCCCTCCTCGACTTCTCCAATCAGAGGTTTGTCCTCCTCTCCGAGTCCTGCATCCCGCTCTTCGACTTCCCCACCGTCTACTCCTACCTCATCAATTCCACCCGCGTCCACGTCGAGTCCAAAGACGTCCCCGGACGCGCGGGCCGCGGACGCTTCCCGGCGCGGTTCCGCCCCCGGCTGCAGCCCCGGCTATGGCGCAAGGGCTCGCAGTGGTTCGAGGTCGACCGCGAAGTCGCGGTCGCGGTCGTGGCCGACAGGGACTACTTCCCGCTCTTCCAGAAGCACTGCAGCCGCTGCTACGCCGACGAGCACTACTTGCCGACGCTGGTGGGCGTGCGGTTCCCGGCGCGGACCCACAACCGGAGCGTGACGTGGGTGAACTGGTCGAGGGGCGGGGTGCATCCGGCGATGTATTCGGGGGAGCACGTGACGGCGGAATTGCTGGAGGCGATGAGGAACGGGAGCAGCTGCGACTACAACGGCCGGGCCACCAGGACTTGCTTCTTGTTCGCCAGGAAGTTCTCGCCCAGTTCGCTGCGGAGGCTCATGAGGTTCGCGCCGGAGCTGATGGGCTTCAAATCAAAAGCGATAGCAAAATGA
- the LOC122030036 gene encoding uncharacterized protein LOC122030036, with the protein MEFSDHWRNQLPIDSVFSAPNLIPGSTAPVGSLLFSPTSSPPVRFLSSASLALNVPHPLPASSFVHGLRSFFKCSENEAFLSTSAIDIMAAEAALSAAESSASDYLPFNNLAALRCRDCSLVLFFPTGPNANLIGYVGLSFGGPLSPELRTDRDGDIFRVKEGYKHPSHRILKILVAPVAPSSYSTELPSVTAGNPLVEGLLITTSMYSINWFRVETRVSDSAGERPRPLVVPLSTQGFESVVVHVCWNPHFVAESAALLETGELCWFNLQSKRRCAVKLSLDGDDCSVRWLSCEFGCKPWTVIVACSKAVLLVDTGSRRGTGYELLAKIEMPTSLNVSPFMVMNERFLAFCKAPYNDLHFAVVTECRLFLFDVRKPLHPLLTWKHGLDYPSYIAMFRLPELRPANEFKCALESGFVILIGSFSHNVFKLFCYGPRLAETADSPSLYAWDLPSTLVLSDGGISGDYYVREIFSEESSLYSLTHKQMDNMVAGFCIIPSDLFATNSGYGGFSLIRLSLTGKLKMQRYNASTKLTCQEEIEYEGEDQFGTKVTVSSEGCQSTMPNAFKFYRLWHLHQYMNGNLLNALLERDTNKLTNSNMSSSVLPISYLVNEISTPTSIFEVACKKTLNSLGSDLFSLTFSKYSDLFTVDNCGSTFEFLEIPPSFPEKRFLPFLFAKPSRRGEKWFSKSSSGQSLVGPLIPVPVLLALQQIEKGMPLMGKEDSGDDLLDNQCRIVLSEVFPEISISDTTNDNCFGATDDLQAEKSYFVYEPQTCTRSTNRTSIETAIHTKQEFVEFDERKPACLVSPKDEIFSTFLCGVANKESVPDSKYGNIRGELFDLSPVRLDFDRTEVELNPAEQKNFNCLSRQFSKWKENYKPYQDFCAQYPRKQVS; encoded by the coding sequence ATGGAATTCTCCGACCACTGGCGGAACCAACTCCCAATCGATTCCGTCTTCTCCGCCCCTAACCTCATCCCGGGATCTACTGCTCCTGTAGGGTCGCTCCTCTTCTCCCCCACCTCGTCTCCACCCGTCCGCTTCCTTTCCTCCGCTTCTCTCGCCCTTAACGTTCCTCACCCGCTCCCCGCCTCCTCCTTCGTCCACGGGTTGCGCTCCTTCTTCAAATGCTCCGAGAACGAAGCCTTCCTCTCTACCTCCGCCATCGACATCATGGCTGCTGAGGCTGCTCTCTCTGCCGCCGAGTCATCAGCCTCCGACTATCTCCCCTTCAACAACCTTGCCGCTCTGCGCTGCCGAGACTGCTCCTTGGTCCTTTTCTTCCCGACCGGTCCGAATGCAAATTTAATTGGTTATGTCGGCCTTTCCTTTGGTGGCCCTCTGTCGCCGGAGCTCAGAACCGACCGGGACGGCGACATCTTTAGGGTAAAGGAAGGCTATAAACACCCCTCTCATCGGATACTGAAGATATTAGTGGCTCCTGTGGCTCCATCTTCCTATTCGACAGAGTTGCCTTCGGTGACCGCTGGAAATCCCCTGGTAGAGGGGCTGTTGATCACGACAAGTATGTACTCAATTAACTGGTTCAGGGTGGAGACTAGGGTTTCAGATTCAGCCGGTGAAAGGCCAAGGCCTCTCGTGGTTCCCCTGTCGACACAGGGGTTTGAGAGTGTTGTTGTGCACGTATGCTGGAACCCACATTTTGTGGCGGAGAGTGCCGCATTGCTAGAAACCGGCGAACTTTGTTGGTTTAATCTGCAGAGCAAGCGTCGTTGCGCCGTGAAGCTTTCTTTGGATGGTGATGACTGTTCTGTACGGTGGCTGAGCTGCGAGTTTGGTTGTAAGCCATGGACTGTTATTGTTGCCTGTTCTAAGGCTGTTCTTTTGGTTGATACGGGATCCAGAAGAGGCACTGGATACGAGCTTTTGGCTAAGATTGAGATGCCAACTTCTCTAAATGTTAGCCCTTTTATGGTCATGAATGAGAGGTTCCTAGCTTTTTGTAAGGCCCCTTACAATGATCTGCACTTTGCTGTTGTGACTGAATGTCGATTGTTCCTGTTTGACGTTAGGAAACCTTTACATCCTCTATTAACGTGGAAGCACGGCCTGGATTATCCAAGCTACATTGCCATGTTTAGGTTGCCAGAGTTGAGGCCAGCAAATGAGTTCAAGTGCGCTTTGGAATCTGGTTTTGTCATcttgattggttcattttcacaTAATGTGTTCAAGTTGTTTTGCTATGGGCCTAGACTTGCTGAAACTGCTGATAGTCCTTCGCTTTATGCTTGGGATCTTCCTTCCACCCTTGTTTTATCTGATGGTGGCATATCTGGTGATTATTATGTGAGAGAAATTTTCTCAGAGGAGAGTTCTCTATATTCGCTGACACATAAACAGATGGACAACATGGTTGCTGGTTTTTGCATCATCCCAAGTGACTTATTTGCCACTAATTCAGGCTATGGTGGATTTTCTTTAATCAGACTTAGCTTGACTGGGAAGCTGAAGATGCAGAGATATAATGcatcaacaaagttgacttgcCAGGAAGAAATTGAGTATGAAGGAGAAGATCAGTTTGGAACAAAGGTCACAGTCTCCAGTGAGGGTTGTCAATCTACAATGCCCAACGCATTTAAGTTTTATAGGCTGTGGCATCTTCATCAGTATATGAATGGCAATCTTTTAAATGCTTTGCTTGAGCGTGATACCAATAAACTCACAAATAGCAACATGTCTTCTTCTGTTCTCCCTATTTCATATTTAGTAAATGAAATTAGCACACCCACCAGTATATTTGAAGTTGCATGCAAGAAGACTTTAAATTCTCTTGGATCAGATCTTTTTTCgttaactttttcaaaatactCGGATCTGTTTACAGTTGATAACTGTGGGTCCACGTTTGAGTTCCTAGAAATTCCTCCTTCATTTCCTGAGAAAAGGTTTCTACCATTCCTTTTTGCTAAACCTTCAAGAAGGGGTGAGAAGTGGTTCAGCAAATCATCCTCTGGGCAGTCTCTTGTTGGTCCATTAATTCCTGTCCctgttcttcttgcattgcagcAGATTGAAAAAGGCATGCCTTTAATGGGCAAAGAAGATTCAGGTGATGATTTGCTGGATAATCAGTGTAGAATAGTTTTGAGTGAAGTTTTCCCAGAAATTTCCATTTCTGACACAACAAACGACAATTGTTTCGGTGCCACAGATGATCTGCAAGCTGAGAAGTCTTATTTTGTTTATGAACCACAGACATGTACTAGGTCTACTAATAGAACAAGTATTGAAACAGCTATTCATACAAAACAAGAATTTGTTGAGTTTGATGAAAGGAAGCCGGCCTGCTTGGTGTCCCCTAAAGATGAAATTTTTTCTACATTTCTATGTGGAGTTGCAAACAAAGAGTCTGTTCCTGACtctaaatatggaaatattagGGGTGAATTGTTTGATCTAAGTCCAGTGAGGTTGGACTTTGATAGAACCGAAGTAGAACTTAATCCAGCAGAACAGAAAAATTTTAATTGCTTGAGTAGACAGTTCTCAAAATGGAAGGAAAATTACAAGCCATACCAGGATTTCTGTGCTCAGTATCCCAGAAAGCAAGTATCCTAA